From the genome of Taeniopygia guttata chromosome 31, bTaeGut7.mat, whole genome shotgun sequence, one region includes:
- the SLC3A2 gene encoding amino acid transporter heavy chain SLC3A2, translated as MEPESPPRELELSALEAETEPMAAAEPGTPPQATPPHRDPSPPPEQLLGVEKNGLKMKIPPEEEEEAPLGGSGASGSPKFTGLGKEELLREAGTPLWARARLVLLVLFWGGWIGMLGAAAAIVAQAPRCQPLPTKAWWELGALYRAPPKAFGGDLRGVEKRLGYLKEKLQVGGLVLGPVYPQKSPEAKIPPLKELDPTLGTIQDFSALVQAAKDKGVKVILDLTPNPAGNPVWGDAAKDSEVLQQVQAAMNHWLKEDIAGIFLDGIEELPDLVVAQWRNLTEQQPSPSGVDRVLVGGTRLQDPWRAPGGPQLLLGPFLQPLEPKGDAEAPEGALRNLLNFLSSNSSVGLGWSVGSPWETWVSPNLRLQQLLLLWGLPGTPVLSYGDELGLPRPPKNQQLPPMPWESIEAPKPAGNGSEPPELELCAALASLRAHERSLLLGEAWAVAAGSAMAVLRRWDQSERFLLVLNPHGAPLKPFSVKREPGDPQEPPLPASATVRYSTGPKEPGEQQLRLEELKVGPYQGILLGFPYSPQ; from the exons atgGAGCCCGAGTCGCCCCCCCGCGAGCTGGAGCTGTCAGCGCTGGAGGCCGAGACGGAGCCGATGGCAGCGGCCGAgcccgggacccctccccaggcGACCCCTCCCCACCgcgacccctccccacccccggagcagctgctgggcgTGGAGAAGAACGGGCTGAAGATGAAGATTCCCCCcgaggaggaagaagaggctCCTTTAGGGGGTTCGGGGGCTTCGGGGAGCCCCAAATTCACAGGGCTGGgcaaggaggagctgctgagggaagCGGGGACGCCGCTCTGGGCCCGGGCCCGCCTGGTGCTGCTCGTGCTCTTCTGGGGGGGCTGGATCGGCATGTTGGGGGCTGCCGCTGCCATCGTGGCACAAGCCCCccgctgccagcccctgcccaccaAAGCTTGGTGGGAGCTCGGGGCGCTCTACAGGGCTCCCCCCAAGGCTTTTGGAGGTGATCTGAGAG gtgTGGAGAAACGTTTGGGGTACCTGAAGGAGAAGCTGCAGGTTGGGGGGCTGGTGCTGGGCCCCGTgtacccccaaaaatcccccgaGGCCAAAATTCCCCCCCTGAAGGAGCTGgaccccaccctgggcaccatCCAGGACTTCAGCGCCCTGGTGCAGGCAGCCAAGGACAAAg GGGTGAAGGTGATCCTGgacctgaccccaaaccccgccGGGAATCCGGTCTGGGGGGACGCAGCCAAAGATTCTGAGGtgctccagcaggtccag gccGCCATGAACCATTGGCTGAAGGAGGACATTGCTGGGATCTTCCTGGATGGCATCGAGGAGCTCCCg GACTTGGTGGTGGCCCAGTGGAGGAACCTGACGGAGCAGCAGCCGAGCCCCAGCGGTGTGGACAG GGTGCTGGTGGGGGGCACACGGCTGCAGGACCCCTGGAGGGCACCGGGGGggccgcagctgctgctgggccccttcctgcagcccctggagcccAAGGGTGACGCCGAGGCACCCGAGGGAGCCCTGAGGAACCTCCTCAACTTCCTCAGCTCCAACTCCTccgtggggctgggctggagc GTGGGGTCCCCCTGGGAGACGTGGGTGAGCCCCAACCTgcggctgcagcagctgctgctgctctgggggctccccgggacccccgtgCTGAGCTACGGCGACGAGCTGGGGCTGCCGCGgccccccaaaaaccagcag TTGCCGCCGATGCCGTGGGAATCCATCGAGGCCCCGAAACCGGCGGGAAACGGCTCCGAG CCCCCCGAGCTGGAGCTGTGCGCGGCCCTGGCCTCGCTGCGGGCCCACGAGCGctcgctgctgctgggggaggcgTGGGCCGTGGCCGCCGGTTCTGCCATGGCCGTGCTGCGGCGTTGGGACCAGAGCGAGCGGTTCCTGCTGGTGCTCAACCCCCACGGAGCCCCCCTCAAACCCTTCTCGGTGAAAAGGGAGCCTGGAGACCCCCAGGAACCCCCCCTGCCCGCCTCGGCCACCGTGCGCTACAGCACCGGCCCGAAGGAGCccggggagcagcagctgaggctggAGGAGCTCAAGGTGGGACCCTACCAGGGGATCCTGCTGGGCTTCCCCTACAGCCCCCAGTGA